In the genome of Calothrix sp. PCC 6303, the window GGTGATTTTTGGACAAACAATTGCCATGCAAATCCAGCAGAAGCAACCGCTCCCAAAAATGCCAAATAGCGGTCAAGTTTAGGAAACAGAAAAATCACAAATCCCAGAAAAAACGGGAGTGCAATCCAAGCGATCGTAATCGTGTTCATCATGGCGTATTATTCTTCTCGATCTCACTAGTTTCCAAAGTGGGATTATCCCGTGCTAACTTCATCACTCCCACCAGCATTAAAGCCTGAATCGAAAAGCCAATTACAATAGCTGTTAATATCACCGCTTGGGGAACCGGATCAGCATAAACATGGTTTTTGCTACCATCGAAAATCGGCGTAAACAATCCATTTCGTGAAGCAATCAGCACATAATACGCGATAACCCCCGTACTCATCACATCCATTGATACGATTTTCATCACCAAGTTTTTCTTTAAGATGATGCCGAAAAATCCACAGAAAATTGTTGCCAATACACATGCTTCTAACATCAAAATTACTTTTTTAAAATATTGTTTTTACAATCGAAAAAGAGAAAAATTATTTTGCTTTTAGAGTAGCTGCACATTTCTTATAATCATCTGATATCCAATTAGAGACTTCAAAATAAAAAAATATTCCAAAATTTGTTGTGGTGTAGACATCTTGCCTGCTACTAATACAAGAACAGGCAAGACTTCGGCGTGAGCGCTACTTTACCTCCGGTACACTTCGTTCCGACTAGGCTCAGTACAAGTCAGTCCTTAGACAGGCTCAGGAACCATCGAGCGCTGCCTATCCCAAAATATTGGATCATCTTTTTTGTGGAGTTCTCTTAAGCTTATTGACGTACTAATAGAGTATGTCTAAATATGCGTTACGCATAAATATTTTGTAGTAAATATTTTAGATCATGATATTAGTAAAGCCCATGAATTCATGTATTTATTTTTATGTATGTCTCATAAATACAAGGATAAACTAAATATGTTATTGTTAGATCCATAGAATAATTCTAATATCTTATGACTATCCATGATAATTTCAATGTTCTAAAAGCTCTACATATGCTCTGATCTCAATTTCATCCAGGTTTTACCAACATTGGGGGTCTAAATCCCCATTATAAAACGTACTGATTACTTCATTACTCATTACTTATTTTTTAAATCCCCGTGGTGATAAAGCCGTATTTATCGAAAATGGCTTTAGCTTCTTCACTAGATAAATACTTGATAAACTGCCTCGCTGCTGTAATATTTTTGCTTTGTTTCAATACTGCCATCGGGTAAACTATGGGAGAATGATATTTCTCATCAGCAGCCACAACGATTTTTATCTTGTTGGAAATTGCTGCATCAGTTTGATAAACCAAACCCGCATCAGCGTTACCTGCCTCCACCGCAGCTAGAACTTGCCGCACATTATTCCCATAGACGAATTTTGGTTTAAGTTTGTGATAAATGCCCAATTTTTGTAGAACTTGTTCTGCATATTCTCCCGCTGGTACGCTTCTGGGTTCACCAACGGCAATTTTTTTGATATTGTCTGTGGTCAAATTATAGAAACTAGTTACACCAACTGTTAGCTTGGGGACAATCAATACCAGACGGTTTTTTGCTAGAATGCTCCGAGTGTCTACAACTATTATCCCTGACTGTTCTAAGGTATCTACTTGCTTTTTCGCAGCAGAGATAAATATATCGGATGTGGCACCTTGCTGGATTTGTTGCATCAAGGCACCAGAAGCGCCAAAATTATAGTTGATGCTAATTCCAGGTGTCCTTTGTTGGTAGTTTTCCCTAATTTCCTCCATTGCGTCTTTTAAGCTGGCAGCAGTGGATACGAGCAAAGTCGCATTAGGTTGTGCAGTGACAATCGGGCTGGGAACCCGTAATTGGAAAACAATTGCTAATAAGAAACTAGCCATCGTTGCGCTAACGAAAGCCAAAAAACGTCTTTTGTTCATGATTGTCTGCCATCGACACTTGCAATCATGATACCAACTTTTACCCAACTTACCAATTAATTTGGTAAAACCTATGCCAAGAAAAGAACAAGGATGGATCACATTTCAGACATCAGAGGAAGAGCGGAAAATCTTAGAAGAGTTCTGCCAACAGTCTCAACGGACTAAAACTGAGATTTTGCGAGAAATGGTGCGGACTTTGAATAAGCATCCGACACCAGTATTAACAACTGAAGACTCTGTTACAAAAAGCGGGAAAAATCGCAAGAAACCTCTTGAGGAAGAACAAAAGCTTGAGGATAGCAGTAATTTCTCAGATGAAGTACAACTTACTACTCAAAAGAAAGCATTAAAAGTTAGCTCTCGCAATCTCCTTAAGGGTGTAATTACACAAATTGTCCCTGGAGCGGTTAATTGTGAGGTAACGATGGAAATTGTTCATAGAGTGAAATTAACATCAGTAATTACACAAGTTTCTGCTGAGGAACTAGAACTTGCGATTGGGGAAGAAGCCTACGCTGTCATTAAGTCTACAGATATTGCGATCGCTATCGAGTGAAAGTGACACTCCCCACACCTAAAAGTCGGGAGATTCTTCCTGTGTGTTTCCCTAACACGGGGATTTCACAGAATTTATTCTTTTTACCAACTTTATTGGTTAATATAACACCAATAAAGTTGGTAACATGTCCATAGCAGTTTTTATCTATTTGAACCACATCACCATGATAAGTGGATGACAAAGCTATAACCTGATTAAATTCCCCGCTTTTAATCATCAAGATTCCTGCCTTCTTTCTTCTTTCTTAATTATCAATAATTCAAATACTTAATCAGCATCGATTCCAATTGCACAATACTAATTGGTTTTTTGAGATAGTCATTTGCACCTGGAGGAAAAATACAATTATCAGAAGATTCACTTGGCGGTATCATCATAACTACAGGAATGTTTTGAAAACCTGGTTGTTGTCGCAGTAATTTGAGTAAATCCCAGCCGGTTAACTTATCTGCCAAATGTATATCTAGTAAAATCAAGTGTGGTTTGTGGTGATCAATTTTCTCTAAAAAATTACTACTATTAGCTATTTGTTCCACTTGATAACCAATTGTTTGTAGATAGTCCTGGAGTCTAATAGCAGTATTAATTTCGTCTTCCACTAATAAAATTCGTTTACTTTGAATGCCTTTTACTATAACTTCAGGATTATTACTATGTTCTAATAAATTCACTGCTTCGAGCAGTTGTAGTGATTCACTATCCGTTGCTCTGGGATGAGGTATAAACAATGTAAATTGACTGCCTAAACCTAAAGTGGATTCAACTGTAATCTCTCCGTTATGTAACCTTGCCAATTTTCTAGTCAAAGCTAATCCTAAACCTGTACCTTCATATTGTCGATTAAGCTGACTATCAAGCTGTTTAAAAGGTTCAAACAGAAATTTAAAATTATTTTCATCAATACCGATTCCAGTATCACTGACAATAAAATTAACACCCTGACTAACCTGTTGAACTTTTAAGGAGACAGAACCTGATGGTGTAAATTTGATCGCATTACTAAGTAAATTTAATAACATCTGCTTCAACCGTCGTTCATCAGCAATAAAGGTTTCCAGTTGAAAGTCGATAGTGAACGTTAAATCAAGTTGTTTAGCAGCAGCGCGATCGCGTACAGTAGAAATCACATAATTGCACAAATCAGGAATATGCAATTTAACTAAAGATAATTCTTCTTTGCCTGCTTCCACCTTTGACAAATCGAGAATATCATTAATTAGTGCCAACAGATGCTCACCACTACTATAAATACAGGTGACATACTCCCGCTGCTTTTCGTTTAATTCTCCCAGCATTTCCTGCTGTAATAATTGAGACAACCCCATAATTGCATTTAATGGGGTTCTTAACTCGTGACTCATCGTTGCTAAAAATTCACTTTTAGCTCGGCTTCCTGCCTCAGCTACATCTCTAGTTTCCTTCAACTTTAAATCTGTTTCTTTCCGTTCAGTTATATCCTCAACTATTGCCAAAAAATACTGAGGTTCTTGGTCAATCCCAGTAATTAAGGAGACGCTGACATGTATCCAAACTGATCTTTGATCTTGCCGGAGAAAACCCCTTTCTAATTCAAAACTATCTTGAGTTCCTGCTAAGAGTTGCCGATAAGCTTTAAAATCATCACCATGCTGATCAATAAAATCAGTAAAACGTCTACCACATACCTCCTCCCGACTGTATCCAATGATTTTACATAGCACTGGATTCACGTCCACAACCTTGGCTTTAATATCTACTAATCCGATTCCAATTGAGGAACGTTCAAAAATCGCTCTAAACTGACTTTCACTTTGTTGTAGGGCTTTCTCGGTGGAATCATCATGTTTTTTAACTGCGGTTGTTGGAACAATTTTAGATTTTGGAATACTTGTTACATTTTTAATGATCTCGAACCAAACTTCTTTTTCCTGATACAGGATAGCTTGAGTTTGAACTTCCACGCCTAAAATCGTGCCATCTTTCCTAACTACAGCTAGCTGAAGGAGATTTTCATATTTTTTAGAAATATTTTCCCTAATTAATACCTGTGATTCGTAGGTAAAAAATTGGTGTCTACTTTTGCCAATTAGATCTGTCAATTCATAGCCAGTAATATGAGCAACAATTTGGTTAGCACTCAAAATAACTTCCCCATCATGAATCATCAAGCCTAAATCTAGACTTGGGGAAATTTGGCGTTTTTTTCGCTTAACCGTACTAATTAGACTGCGACGAAGTAAGCTAGGGGTAATTTGGTTATAAATCAGACATTCTTCTCCCCCTGCATCCAAAATATCCTCTAAAATTGCCTCACCTGGATCTAAACTAATTACAATAACTGCGGTGGTGGGGGCAATTACACAGATAGATGAAATAACCTGCAAATCTTGACTTGCTGGAAAACCCAAATCTAAGATAACTACGTCGATAGATTCATTCACCAATAAAGGTAAAGCTTGAGTAAAATCCTTAACCTTATGCCAGCAAAACCTAATCTGATTGGATGCATCTTGTTCAAGCATCTGCTGCCAATCGTGACTAATCTCAGACATCAGAGTTTTATCTTCCATGGGAAGCTTGCACGACGGATTTCGTTCGTACTCTAACAGCAGAATGTTAATTACTTCACATGTCATACCTGTCACCAGTCAAGCAATTGCCGCATTATCGGCAGGTATTGGTAATAGGTAATGTTTGTATACCTTCCCCCACCATACTCCTAATCTTTTAAACTATACCTCCGTTGAAT includes:
- a CDS encoding PAS domain S-box protein produces the protein MEDKTLMSEISHDWQQMLEQDASNQIRFCWHKVKDFTQALPLLVNESIDVVILDLGFPASQDLQVISSICVIAPTTAVIVISLDPGEAILEDILDAGGEECLIYNQITPSLLRRSLISTVKRKKRQISPSLDLGLMIHDGEVILSANQIVAHITGYELTDLIGKSRHQFFTYESQVLIRENISKKYENLLQLAVVRKDGTILGVEVQTQAILYQEKEVWFEIIKNVTSIPKSKIVPTTAVKKHDDSTEKALQQSESQFRAIFERSSIGIGLVDIKAKVVDVNPVLCKIIGYSREEVCGRRFTDFIDQHGDDFKAYRQLLAGTQDSFELERGFLRQDQRSVWIHVSVSLITGIDQEPQYFLAIVEDITERKETDLKLKETRDVAEAGSRAKSEFLATMSHELRTPLNAIMGLSQLLQQEMLGELNEKQREYVTCIYSSGEHLLALINDILDLSKVEAGKEELSLVKLHIPDLCNYVISTVRDRAAAKQLDLTFTIDFQLETFIADERRLKQMLLNLLSNAIKFTPSGSVSLKVQQVSQGVNFIVSDTGIGIDENNFKFLFEPFKQLDSQLNRQYEGTGLGLALTRKLARLHNGEITVESTLGLGSQFTLFIPHPRATDSESLQLLEAVNLLEHSNNPEVIVKGIQSKRILLVEDEINTAIRLQDYLQTIGYQVEQIANSSNFLEKIDHHKPHLILLDIHLADKLTGWDLLKLLRQQPGFQNIPVVMMIPPSESSDNCIFPPGANDYLKKPISIVQLESMLIKYLNY
- a CDS encoding cation:proton antiporter subunit C, which gives rise to MLEACVLATIFCGFFGIILKKNLVMKIVSMDVMSTGVIAYYVLIASRNGLFTPIFDGSKNHVYADPVPQAVILTAIVIGFSIQALMLVGVMKLARDNPTLETSEIEKNNTP
- a CDS encoding TOBE domain-containing protein; this translates as MPRKEQGWITFQTSEEERKILEEFCQQSQRTKTEILREMVRTLNKHPTPVLTTEDSVTKSGKNRKKPLEEEQKLEDSSNFSDEVQLTTQKKALKVSSRNLLKGVITQIVPGAVNCEVTMEIVHRVKLTSVITQVSAEELELAIGEEAYAVIKSTDIAIAIE
- the modA gene encoding molybdate ABC transporter substrate-binding protein — its product is MNKRRFLAFVSATMASFLLAIVFQLRVPSPIVTAQPNATLLVSTAASLKDAMEEIRENYQQRTPGISINYNFGASGALMQQIQQGATSDIFISAAKKQVDTLEQSGIIVVDTRSILAKNRLVLIVPKLTVGVTSFYNLTTDNIKKIAVGEPRSVPAGEYAEQVLQKLGIYHKLKPKFVYGNNVRQVLAAVEAGNADAGLVYQTDAAISNKIKIVVAADEKYHSPIVYPMAVLKQSKNITAARQFIKYLSSEEAKAIFDKYGFITTGI